The Vicia villosa cultivar HV-30 ecotype Madison, WI linkage group LG1, Vvil1.0, whole genome shotgun sequence genome includes a region encoding these proteins:
- the LOC131639454 gene encoding caffeoyl-CoA O-methyltransferase 5-like — protein sequence MAVNNDKKHQNQTVEYIDLAHKTLLNSDALYKYILDTSVFPREHPCLKELREMTEKHSKSLMAVPADEGQLISMLIKLMNAKKTMEIGVYTGYSLLSTALALPSDGKVLAFDISREYYELGLPMIEKAGVLHKIDFREGYALHLLDELLQDENNKGTFDFIFVDADKNNYINYHKKVIDLVKVGGLIGYDNTLWSGSVAVPPDAPMIDIIRNLRDYVIELNKYLAKDSRIEICQLSVGDGITLCRRIN from the exons ATGGCTGTTAATAATGATAAGAAACATCAAAACCAAACAGTGGAATACATAGATCTCGCTCACAAGACTCTCCTTAATAGTGATGCACTTTATAAG TATATACTTGACACCAGTGTGTTTCCGAGAGAGCACCCATGTTTGAAGGAGCTTCGTGAGATGACAGAAAAACATTCAAA GAGTCTTATGGCAGTACCTGCTGATGAAGGACAGCTTATAAGCATGCTGATTAAACTCATGAATGCAAAGAAGACAATGGAGATTGGTGTATATACTGGATACTCTCTCCTATCTACTGCTCTTGCTCTTCCCTCTGATGGAAAG GTATTGGCTTTCGACATCAGTCGTGAATACTATGAGTTAGGATTGCCGATGATTGAAAAAGCTGGAGTGCTTCACAAGATTGATTTTAGAGAAGGATATGCTCTCCATCTTCTTGATGAACTTCTCCAAGAT GAAAATAACAAAGgaacttttgattttatttttgtggATGCTGATAAGAATAACTACATAAATTATCACAAGAAAGTAATTGATCTCGTTAAAGTTGGAGGATTGATTGGATACGATAACACCTTATGGAGTGGATCAGTGGCGGTTCCACCTGATGCACCTATGATAGATATCATTAGGAATTTACGTGATTATGTGATTGAACTCAACAAGTATTTAGCTAAAGATTCAAGGATCGAGATTTGTCAACTCTCTGTAGGAGATGGAATCACGCTTTGTCGTCGTATCAACTGA